CCGGGAAGCGCGTCGAGCTCGGATTCGGAGGCCGTATTCAGGTCGATCCGGCCCGCCGGGCTCGACGGACGGCTCGGTGCGGCGGCGGACCCGGAGGACGGACGCCCGCCCGCGCCGATCGTGCTGCTGCCCTGCTGCGCCGCGCCGGAGCTCGGCGCGACCGGCCCCACCAGCACCTGATCGCCATCCGACAACCGCTGCGCCAGATTCAGGCCGGTGGTGTCCGCACCCGCGCTCGGACCGCCCGCCGCGGCCAGCGCATCCGCGACACGGGACCCTTCGGGCAGGCGGACCAAACCGGTGCGCTGGACCAAACCGACGACACTGACGACCAGTTCGGCCGTCGGCGGGCTGGGCTCGGCACGCCTTGGTGATTCCCTGACGGCGCTCACCGGTACGGGAGCGCCGGGTGTTGCCGAGGCGGCGGCTTGCCCGAACGCAAGCGGCGGCACCGGGCGGGCGATCGGGCGCTCGCGGAAAACGATCACCCCGGCGACGACCATCGCCGCGATCCCGACCAGCGCGAGTGCGCGCACCCCGCGAGTGCCCGGATCCAGCCGGAGGCCCCGGAACCGTTCGGGCACAAGGCGACGCCGCCAGTGCGGTCCGCCCGTCGGCTCCTCCAGCCAGCCGGGAGACCGAATGCGACCGACATCGTCTTCGGTTTCCCGATCGGGCGCCGGAGCGCCGGACAGCCGCAGCAGATCCCACTTCCCGGCATCGCCCGAACTCTCGTCCGGCTGTAGGTCGCGGTCGCGCGCAGCGCCATCGGCGACGCCACTGTCGTGTGCCGAGCCGAGCTCGTCTTCGCCCTGCTGGGACCCGGTCGCGCGGGAAGCCACCACCGCACCGACGTCGCGGGCTACCGGCCGTCCCTTTACGGCCACCGGACCGGAGCCGTCGACCCGCGCCGCGCGACTCGTCTTCGATCCGTGATCCGCAGCAGGCGAGGGACTTTCGGTAGCGAGTGGTGGTAGCACCGCCATGCCCGATCGTCCCCCGCGGTGGGTGGCGGCCGCTGCGCGGGCAGGATTCGCGCTGCCCGACTGCCCGGTGTTTCGCGAGGGCTCTGCGCGCGGGGATCGCGCCGTCTCCCAGCCGGACGGTCCGCGCTCGGCGTCCGGCCCGGCCGTACCGGTACCCGCACCGGCCGTTCTGCTCGCGCCGAC
Above is a genomic segment from Nocardia sputorum containing:
- a CDS encoding ComEA family DNA-binding protein — translated: MSRQDERERVRRRLGELTARVGASRTAGAGTGTAGPDAERGPSGWETARSPRAEPSRNTGQSGSANPARAAAATHRGGRSGMAVLPPLATESPSPAADHGSKTSRAARVDGSGPVAVKGRPVARDVGAVVASRATGSQQGEDELGSAHDSGVADGAARDRDLQPDESSGDAGKWDLLRLSGAPAPDRETEDDVGRIRSPGWLEEPTGGPHWRRRLVPERFRGLRLDPGTRGVRALALVGIAAMVVAGVIVFRERPIARPVPPLAFGQAAASATPGAPVPVSAVRESPRRAEPSPPTAELVVSVVGLVQRTGLVRLPEGSRVADALAAAGGPSAGADTTGLNLAQRLSDGDQVLVGPVAPSSGAAQQGSSTIGAGGRPSSGSAAAPSRPSSPAGRIDLNTASESELDALPGVGPVTARAIVGWRTTNGRFTSVEQLGEVDGIGPARLARLRDLVRV